The following is a genomic window from Bacteroidia bacterium.
AGGGCATCAGGAACAGGCACCTAATACTGATAATGACGGGTATATCGTCAGGTTTGATGCCAATGGACAAATGATGTGGAATACACACGTAGGTGGAAGCAGTTATGATGTTTTTAACGGCATAGTACGTGCGCCCGACGGAGGCTTTATGGTGGTAGGAACGACCTACAGCTTTGGGGCAGGAGGAAGCGATATGTATATCTGTAAATTTAACTCAAATGGCACACACCAGTTTACGAAAACCTACGGAGGTACAGAATACGACTATGGAAACGGCATTATCGCTGTAAACAATGGCTATGTGATGGTGGGAGCCATACCAGACGTAAATTTTAACCAGGATGTGTTTCTCGTAAAAACTGACCTGAATGGAAATCTGGTCTGGCAAAAATTCCTGGATGGTGGCAATTATGAATCAGGCAGCAAAATTATTCAAACAGTTGACGGAGGGTTTGCAATTATAGGGTTCAGCTCCGCAGGCAATAACACTGATATGCTGTTGATAAAAACCAATTCTAACGGGGACAAAATATTTGAAAAACTTTATGGCGGAAGTGAATACGAGACTGCCAATGGAATAGTCGAATATCCCGGCGGAGGATTTGTGATTGCCGGAGCTACGGCCAGCTTCGGGCTGGGAGATCAGGATGGCTATATTGTACGGACAGATGCCAGCGGAAATGAACTATGGTCATCCCCTTACGGCGTGGACAGTTATGA
Proteins encoded in this region:
- a CDS encoding PKD domain-containing protein, with product MRVYPVLSALMITGILVTISCNLEEVNPVTPPEAKFTITNDGCYFPCTVTFTNQSTNATGYQWDFGDGKTSTEDNPSHEYKTSGTFTVKLKALGDAATEDQISSTVTIQKPVTFSTFFGNLNDIEENGNDVIELEEGGYVVVGHQEQAPNTDNDGYIVRFDANGQMMWNTHVGGSSYDVFNGIVRAPDGGFMVVGTTYSFGAGGSDMYICKFNSNGTHQFTKTYGGTEYDYGNGIIAVNNGYVMVGAIPDVNFNQDVFLVKTDLNGNLVWQKFLDGGNYESGSKIIQTVDGGFAIIGFSSAGNNTDMLLIKTNSNGDKIFEKLYGGSEYETANGIVEYPGGGFVIAGATASFGLGDQDGYIVRTDASGNELWSSPYGVDSYDWFNSIAIAPDGGLVACGTGTQSLLVYLLKIDPSSGTKVWERYFDPYYATSLKATRDNGFIITGARNNPVDGEEDVYLIKTDAEGNVN